CAGCTCTGGCACAACTTCCAACACCATCCTCCACCACAAGATTTAAAggtcctcgtgaaggcgcgcctcgaatACTGAAATGACAAAGGGCGCTGCGCGGATGAAGAATAAAGCAAGGCCCCCTAATTCGGCACATCTCCCGAGCAAATGAAAGGGCACAAGCGGCAATAAGGCGCGGAACTTGAACAAGTCACGAGGTGGGCCCAACGTCACCAAAACCCTACTCCCCAACTAAACGATCgggcagtaggattttgaggggctattgtggggcctgagAATTCAGGGCTCAAGCCCATTATACatcaaggcccaaggcccagccCAAGGAAAAACTCCTCCTCGAACAGGCCAGGCCGAGGAGAAAAGGGGACAGTTAGCCATCAGAAAGTGACGTACTCCACGAAAGAGGATAAGGATTAAGAAGGAAAAGGACAAAAGAAAGCATGTAAATATCCAAGAAAAAGCTGCTGCCAATGCATTAAGTGTTCTGCAACTAAAGGAACCCTGCTTttcagcctttacaaccacccccaacgacTTTAGggatgggctgatgggacaagtatcaggaCCATAAATATAACTCTACACGTGGACCCTAGAGAGTGGAGGGaaacgagtataaaaggaaactaaAGCCAAAGGagtgagggggggggggggggaaagagGAGAAGAACGGGGAAGAacttaatgctcctcggaccaattccgaggagtccaacccttcaggctacatcgtcgtagggcttggatgttcagACCGAACTCCCTTCTACATGAGcccccctaaaatcaggaccagACCGTTGCCCAGCGaccaaaggcaagccttttaagcccactctctacaaatcatattgtgagggatctttcatgtgcgagcccaacgttatTCTTGGGCCGTccaataatcgtgtccctacaggtgtattttatttatatgaacTACTTATATTTGaaactctttttaattttttaatgttttagaatGTTTGAgactcatttatttttaatttttctaaccTGTTTCAAATAGGATTGTTTATCatagtttgtttttattttttattaacccAAATAAAAACCCTGTGATTTGATGGTAGTATCACTTCCtcaagaatttttatttttatttttttccttttaaatagttaaaaagttaaaaagagtttgaataattaaaaaattacattcaaaTTTTCACTATTTGTTAAATCTTCACAGGTCATAGCAGTGTCAGTCCCTTAAAAAGTGTGCCAATTAGTAGTAAAAAACTAATCAACTCCCGTGGGTAGGGGCGGATAAAACAAGAGAAAGGAAGattgagagaaaattaaaaaaaaaggaagagaagaagaagaaaacgaagctaaaagaagaagaggatgaagCAGTAGTAGCAGCAACGTGAGGCCGAGAAGAAAAAGCAGAGAAATCTGATATCGGCGTTGTGTCGGTGACCGGATCTGTGGTGGCAAGCGACGacaaggtttttatttttttccttttcttttctttaccgGCCGAAATCCGGATTTTTCTCCGGTACATCCGAAATGGCTCCGGTATGGCAGGTATTTAAACCGGTACCGAATGCCACCGTTTCTGTACCGGCCAAGGTAACGGTACTGAAAATACCGGCCGTtccggccggtacggtacggtATCATCTTCCTTGCTTTTGATAGCTACCGACTCTCTAGTGGCTACAAgcctaaaaatttcaaaatcattgtTGATTATAGAGAATGCTTTTGCCCTCAATGATTGATAGTCACAGTGTaatgaaaagggaaaagtaGTTTTAACCCCGGCCACCAGGTCTTATCTAAGTTTTGGGCTTGATTGATAGCGACCAAAATGGTGTAAACACTATAAATAGTACATGAATCTCTTTTATTTGCTGATTcttacaaaaagaagaaaaaaaaaatctttatttggtaaaaaaaagtgaaaagataGCTCTGAAGATCTATGTAAGATATGGTATTTGACTATTTGGGGGGATACAAATCttctattttacattttgtttattactttatGCTACACCTGATATGTTGGagttttttgggttaatattgtaaaatttgaacttaatttgcgttataggtactgtttgaacttaattggggaattgaggaaagagaaagaatttcGGCAATagtgttgccgaaattcaacaaaagtaggagagagaaagagaaaaagttggaGAGGGAAAGAAGAGGAATTTCAGCAATGCTGTTATCGAAATTCCTCTGTCCAAATTCCTACCCGATCCTGTGTAAAAAAGCAATtgcggcaatgccattgccgaaatagggaaaaaaaagaaatttttttttttggtaattgtggcaatggcattgttgaaaatggggaaaaaaatttgaatggaATTATGGCAATGTCATTGTcgaaaatgagaggaaaaaaaaaagttgttgccGAATCTGggaagaaatttaaaaaaaaatgttacattcacaatatttttataatactttcacaacaaatcataggtgattcgttattattagttcaaatttaattttaacattgagattacttttttaatctaataataacaacctgccacttaaaatttgttgtaaaaattgtgtgcacttatcatttcttaaaaaataaaaaataataatagaattgtGGTAATGGGATTACTGAAATAGGTGTAGAAAATTTTCACCTATTTCGACAATGCCATTgtcgaagaaaaaaaaaaaaaaaaaaaaagagaagaattgtggcaatgggaatTTCGGCAATtacattgccacaattctttttttttttttttttaagaattgtggcaatgggattgccgacataggtgaaaattttctacacctatttcggcaatcctgttgccacaattctattctttatttattttttttaagaaataataggtacacacaatttttacaatatttttacaacaaattttaagtgacaggttgttattattagattaaaaaagtaatctcagtgttaaaatcaaatttgaactaataataactaatcacctgtgatttgttgtgaaagtattataaaaatattgtgaacgtaacatttttttttaaatttcttccCAGATTTCGGcagcaacattttttttttcctctcattttcggcaatgacattgccataattccattcaattttttttcccattttcggcaatgccattgccacaattaccaaaaaaaaaaaatttcttttttttccctatttcgaAAATGGCATTGCCGCAATTGCGTTTTTACACAAGACCGGGCAGGAATTTGGGCAAAGGAATTTCGATAACAGCGTTGCCGAaattcctcttttttctctctccaactttttctctttctctctcctatttttgttgaatttcggcaacactATTGCCgaaattctttctctttcctcaattccccaattaagttcaaacagtacctataacgcaaattaagttcagattttgcaatattaacccaaaagactctGATATGTTGTGtctgaatttttttctattttaaatttttgttattttattaaaaaaaaaaagtaatatatgacaaattgtgattggtagaacgtaaaataaaacataaagttaaaaatcttttcaaaaataatttttgcaattGGAAAAATATGCATtatacatgttaaaaaaaattgtacaaaatttCCTCGTGCCCAAGAAAGCTATGATACCGAGTAGCATACAAGAAGTAGATGTACAATAGACCTAAGACCCCAAAAATTGATTTGCCAGGAGAAAGTTATCTTGGCTGCCAACTGGTTCTGGAGACAATAACCTCCTGATTTTTATCCCAATAAAATTTAGGATCAaatcattataaattattatcaCTTATTCAAAAGTAtagtttaaacggataggaaaatgataattttaatcgtttaaatataatatttaatatctTCAATATACAGACTTGACCATTACTTAGTTCCAAACTTCCAACCATTCTCATATGATATGATAGGTTTAAACCAAAAGAGTTTAGAACTGTAAAATATGCGTAAGACTGCAACTTATGCATATATCATGTGCTGaattgttcattaaaaaaaaaaaaaaaaaaaaaaaaaaaaaaaaaaaaaaaatttatgtgctGAATTCTTATGaagaaacacaaaacaacaaaTAGTCAACCGCTCAAACTTAAATTGAGTGTCACCTACCGAATAAACACTTCTATAGGATAACGACGTATAtgttaaataaagaaatatataaaactaaTAGAGAAGCCATGGTATTTCCAATAAATGACAACATGAATGACTCCAGTTGAAACATCCCATCACATTTCAAACTActaatcatggttttaaaaatcgaaCCGGTCAAAGAAccgtttttttttaaaatttccgGTTCAACCCCGGTTTTTGACCGATTTTTGGTCGGTTTTCCAGTTATTGACCGGTTTTGGAGCTTTTAACCGGACCGGATTGACTTCCGGTTCTCGGTTGAACCGGTTGGACAggccggtccggtccggtttttTAAATAGTGCTACTAATTAATACTAATGGTCATTGgaagagaaattttattaaaacaaataaaattaccTCAGTAGTCAAGCAATGAAGATAATATAGTAAAACGTCATCGTGGTCTGAGAGAATTAAAGGCAATAGTTGAGTAGTATCACTATCACCTACATGCAGTTGTTAGTTATCAATTCCAGCACTCTTGCTTGGTAAAAGTGGATACGAGAAGAAATAACCTAGGTCATATTCAACATTCGTAACACCTTCCAAAACCTTAGCCATGGTGGACATAGGTctttttgtgaaattatttcGCAAACACCATGCTGCAACTCTCATTATATTCACAATGGGTTATATACAGTCCCattgtgtttgatgtggtgcatttggaatGAGGGAAGTGGTACGGTTGACCGTCTACTAACTTAAAATTGtatattttagatctttttcccaGCTCTTAGCATGCAACATTTGATTCtcctacatattttcaaaatttcctcTCTCTGTTTGTTATAGATACTTGGTGACAAGTGaagccacttatttttttttctttttcaaacaaaaacatgtgtGATAGTTTGAACATCAGCAAGCCCAAGTTCTATAATGCAgagttttagttcaaaaattttatcaacaagtATTTAATTATCTTtcctttttagaattttctttgttttgcaaTTTTAATTCTTATCCTTCCCTTAAGTAGTAGTTCAAGTTTGCTAAGTCTATGAGAAAAGCTTTGCGGAGCTTCAAATGATTAGGGATAGTTTTGCGAAGCTTATATTGGGGGAAGACATGACTTAGTTGGCAAATGTGTATGTATTATATAGTTGCTATATTTCAAATTCCATAACGATCCTCTATGGTAATCCTTTAATAAGATATTTAAAAGCTAGCCTAATGGAGAGCGAGTAACTATGCTTTAATATTTCAATCCATTTACGTATATTTGTCTTCTTTCACAGCAATTGTATACAGGAAAAATTTGAGGCAAGAATCTCTTGATCCTGAGAAGAAGgctttatggaaaatataacaaattttgcAAGATTCAGATGAATTGAAAAATTGTTGAGGTAAAACGTTTTAGATGCAGCTTTGATGCTTCATTGAAGTTTAAGTTGTTTTTCCCCTATTCTTAAGTAAGTTATGATGTCTGTTAGGTGATGATGATTACGCCAAGTTCAGATTTTTATGTATATCTTCTTGCACAACAGAAGCTTTACATGATGCTCAAAgtaagtaaatttttatttgcttatagtcacattctttttttaaagattacACTATTTTCTCATAGGTGTGGTAGCTCATAAAAGCGTAAATATTCTTTGACAGGAAATATTGGATGTAAATATTCTTTGACAGGAAATATTGGATGGTTTTGTAGATATTACATTGTTATATGCAAAATAGAGGAGCATTATGAAGAATTCCCTTTGTTTAAGCTCATTTCAACTcaatgaaagtaaaaaaaaatggtggttACTCATTTCATATATTCCTGCAAGTGGCCTCTTAGAGAAGAGAAGTACAAACATGAAGTGATTTGAAGAGACTAATGTTAAAAAACTGGATACtattatatgtttaaatttacTATATTATTTAGGTTTGAATGCCTACAGTGAAAGTAAGAGAACTAAGTTTATGTTGAATGTAAAGTTCATTAATACATAAAATGATCCTGCACAATAATGCTAGCATTACTAATAGAGAAGCCATGGTATTGCCAATAAATGACAACATGAATGACTCCAATTGAAACCTcccatcaaatttcaaattgcTAATTAATAATAGTCATTGGGAtcgaaattttattaaaacaaagaaaattaccTCAATAGTCAAGCAACAAAGATGGTACAGCGAAAAGTCACCGTGGTCTTGAGAGAATTGAAGGCAATAGTTGAGTAGTATCACTATCACCTACATGCAATTGCTGGTTATCAACCCTAGCACTCGTGTTTGGTAAAAGTGGATTCGAGAAGAAATAACCTAGGTCATATTCAACATTTGCAACACCCTCCAAAACCTTAACCACGGTGGACATAGAAGGCCTTTTCGTGAAATCAATTTGCAAACACCATGCTGCAACTTTCATTATATTTACAACTTCTACTCCATGTAATTGCATATCTTCATTGTACTTATCAACCAAATCCAACAATTGATCctcctcaatttttttcttgaatagatGAAGTAGATGCATTGTTTCCTCTGGTTGAGATCGATCAAGATTTCTTCTTCCACACAATATCTCTAAGAGCACCACTCCAAAGCTATACACATCTACTTTTTCTGTAATTACTGAACTCAACCATTCTGGAGCCATATAGCCAGGAGTCCCTCTCATGACTGTCACAACTTGACTCTGGTCACGGTCAACTAGTTTAGACAATCCAAAATCTGAGACTTTTGCATTGAAATTCTCATCTAAAAGAATGTTTTGGGGTTTTATGTCTAAGTGAACAATCTTCTGCCTGCAATCTTCATGTAAATAAGTTAGACCTCTTGCTATGTCAAGGATGATCTTCTTTCTATGTTGCCAATCAAGCAAAATCTTAGGATTTTTGTCAAAAACCCATTTGTCTAAAGACCCATTAGACATGTACTCATAAACAAGAAGCCTATGAGATTTTTCAGCACAAAATCCAATCAATCTCACCAAGTTGAAATGATGAATGCTACCAATTGTCTCAACCTCAGCTAAAAATGATCTCTTGATTTGATTTAAACCATCTAGACGCTTCACAGCAACTTTAGTGCCATCAATTAAAGTCCCTTCAAAAACCGTGCCAAATCCACCAGCACCAAGCTCCTTTTTGAAATTTGCTGTAATGGATTGCAAATCATCATAAGAATATCTTGTGACCATTCCTGGTATATGATCCAAATAATACTCATCACCTTCATCAGCACTTCTCTTCTTCCAAATTAGGAAAACAAAGCTTCCAATCAAAAGAAACAGACCAAATGTGATGCTAGATCCCACAATTATTTTAAGCCCATGTTTTTGCCGTTGAACACCTTGCTCATTAACATCCTGCACCTTAATGTATATTTTAAAGCGAACAAGAGAATATCGGAGTACTTCTGGAGTGGCGGTCGTCATTGAAAAGATTTGGGATTCCAAATAGCAATCCCCAGCTTCTGatctaattttataataaaaaatagcagCCTTGCACCCACACTTGTTTCGGCATTCATCTTTACATTTCCCTGAAGTTATATTTCGATGGTCTGGTTTTATATCATCTGGGTCTTGTGCTCTAAAGCGAAAATACGTGATGTTCTCGGCCTCCAAAAAACTTTGGCGTCCCAAAGCTTCAGCATCACAGGACAAGTTAGTAACCGGGATGCATCCTTGGTCAGGCTCCCTTTCATTGATTGGCTTAAAATAGCTtgttccatttttatttttttccagaGGACAAATACACTGGTTATTACTCCTGTCGACTTTGTTTTCACAAACACCATAGTTGCCGCAAGCTGTAGGGAAGTCACAGCTATAAAGTTGTGTTGCCAGAAGAATGTCATCCCTGGGTTGCGGACTAAAAGTATAGACTCTCAAGTGTCCGTCATTCTCAAATCTTGCGTACCGCGCAAATGATGCTGAACGACCAGGTAATTCTAATTCTAGAGAACCCAATTTTGAATCTAACAAAACTATGCTTCCATTCCGAAACTCAATACCTGCGATATTGATATCAGAACTTGATAAATGATAAGAATAATAGAGTTGAGGAGGATCGGAATTGATATAAGCAAAAATCCCTTCACTAGTGAGGTTGAGCGAAAACAATCGTCCTTTACTAGTGAGGCTCTTCCCTACCCCCAACTTTTGGTCACGAAACAGCGTGTCCGTTGGGTGTTCATGAGACTGccaaattgttttattatttttatccaaGAGCATGAGGTTGCATGTGGCAGTCAACTTTAGGCTAGCCACATATTTGTTGGTGATGTTTGCGGACCACACTTTAGCTCCATCAGCATTTCGTAACACCAAGCCTCTTTTGGACGCGAACTGCAAAGTCGCATTAGCACTGACCGGATTATCTGGGTTAGCAGACCATACTACATGTGGACCCAAATATGTGTCAACCGTCCCGCTGTCGTCTTGGTAATAGTCATCATAATAAAGAACGAAAGTGGCAAAGAGAAAACTGTTGCACGGTGGATTACAGAAGAAGCCACAACCACAAGCATATTCAACACCGTACTCGGATACTTTTACATTTTCACTGACAAGTATGCTTCTCGCAATTGATCCATC
This DNA window, taken from Quercus robur chromosome 2, dhQueRobu3.1, whole genome shotgun sequence, encodes the following:
- the LOC126714995 gene encoding G-type lectin S-receptor-like serine/threonine-protein kinase SD2-5; protein product: MGISSSWASCGFLLYLLALLLTPFRTIGTALPRGFLSPNSSTSWNTSFSASNNTVKFDDGSIARSILVSENVKVSEYGVEYACGCGFFCNPPCNSFLFATFVLYYDDYYQDDSGTVDTYLGPHVVWSANPDNPVSANATLQFASKRGLVLRNADGAKVWSANITNKYVASLKLTATCNLMLLDKNNKTIWQSHEHPTDTLFRDQKLGVGKSLTSKGRLFSLNLTSEGIFAYINSDPPQLYYSYHLSSSDINIAGIEFRNGSIVLLDSKLGSLELELPGRSASFARYARFENDGHLRVYTFSPQPRDDILLATQLYSCDFPTACGNYGVCENKVDRSNNQCICPLEKNKNGTSYFKPINEREPDQGCIPVTNLSCDAEALGRQSFLEAENITYFRFRAQDPDDIKPDHRNITSGKCKDECRNKCGCKAAIFYYKIRSEAGDCYLESQIFSMTTATPEVLRYSLVRFKIYIKVQDVNEQGVQRQKHGLKIIVGSSITFGLFLLIGSFVFLIWKKRSADEGDEYYLDHIPGMVTRYSYDDLQSITANFKKELGAGGFGTVFEGTLIDGTKVAVKRLDGLNQIKRSFLAEVETIGSIHHFNLVRLIGFCAEKSHRLLVYEYMSNGSLDKWVFDKNPKILLDWQHRKKIILDIARGLTYLHEDCRQKIVHLDIKPQNILLDENFNAKVSDFGLSKLVDRDQSQVVTVMRGTPGYMAPEWLSSVITEKVDVYSFGVVLLEILCGRRNLDRSQPEETMHLLHLFKKKIEEDQLLDLVDKYNEDMQLHGVEVVNIMKVAAWCLQIDFTKRPSMSTVVKVLEGVANVEYDLGYFFSNPLLPNTSARVDNQQLHVGDSDTTQLLPSILSRPR